Proteins from one Caulobacter sp. 73W genomic window:
- a CDS encoding DUF4260 domain-containing protein, translating into MRIEPNDDQAIGAPQAGAGGVRMLLRAEGLAVFALSLALYAQTDAGWLLFILLFFAPDLSFLGYLVGSRVGAALYNAAHSYVGPAVLAAAGMLGGPPDLLAWALIWAAHIGLDRAMGYGLKYARGFSFTHLGRIGRATAA; encoded by the coding sequence ATGCGCATCGAACCGAACGATGATCAAGCCATCGGGGCGCCGCAAGCCGGCGCCGGCGGGGTGCGCATGCTGCTGCGGGCCGAGGGGCTGGCGGTCTTCGCCCTGTCCCTGGCGCTCTACGCGCAAACCGACGCGGGGTGGCTGCTGTTCATCCTGCTGTTCTTCGCACCCGACCTGTCCTTCCTCGGCTACCTGGTCGGATCGCGCGTCGGGGCGGCGCTCTACAACGCCGCGCACAGCTATGTGGGACCGGCCGTCCTGGCGGCGGCGGGGATGCTGGGAGGCCCGCCGGACCTGCTGGCCTGGGCGCTCATCTGGGCGGCGCACATCGGCCTGGACCGGGCCATGGGCTACGGCCTGAAGTACGCGCGGGGCTTTAGCTTCACCCATCTGGGCCGTATCGGCCGGGCGACGGCCGCATGA
- a CDS encoding TonB-dependent receptor plug domain-containing protein, protein MAIAPIIAILAAGQPEAAAAVQPAPQPAAQTATQGVISYPASFFAAAQPNTAMDMIDRLPGFSFNGGDSVRGFAGGAGNVLIDGQRPTAKNDSLGNILRRVPATQIERIDLIRGSAPGIDMQGQTILANIVRKGGVQSTGVFAVAGNFMHDDREVYAMRIEGSRRNNGRILEGGLFMGGFVDDGAGDGTITRRDAQGRIVSQDRIDTEGDGQDTILTGAFETPLAGGKFKINGQLHNNRFYYDESLPGVQGVQRDHDEQNRGELGLRYDRPLTSSLTLEALLLQQLKSFDYTSLYKEPGSVTVYENERTTGESIGRAVLRWNKSSTLSFEAGVEGAYNWLDGESAYSENDTAIELPAANVKVNEKRGEIFANTTYKPWNPLTLEAGVRMEGSRLESSGDVELEKTFTFIKPRAVATWSPNSLNQVRLRVERQVGQLNFNDFTASSSLSTGVISTGNPNLEPEHAWVFEAAYERRFWGNGAIVFTARHFEVTDAIDRAPIFTATGAFDSPANIGDGTKDEFEARLTLPLQKLGVTGGLLKGKLTYRDSQVVDPTTGQERELSDYRPVEYELNFTQDLSKYKVNWGVNVFSQWRESYYRFNQIQTYKLKTWVHPFLEYRPKPDFSIRFEIPNATARGFKQIRQVYAGPRNTSPLSFEEVRDLEFGRSFYVRLRKTWG, encoded by the coding sequence ATGGCCATCGCGCCGATCATCGCCATCCTGGCCGCCGGCCAGCCCGAGGCCGCAGCGGCCGTACAGCCCGCGCCACAGCCCGCCGCCCAAACCGCGACCCAAGGCGTCATCTCCTACCCGGCCAGCTTCTTCGCCGCGGCCCAGCCGAACACGGCCATGGACATGATCGACCGCCTGCCGGGCTTCTCGTTCAATGGCGGCGACTCGGTGCGCGGCTTCGCCGGCGGGGCCGGCAACGTGCTGATCGACGGTCAGCGCCCCACCGCCAAGAACGACAGCCTGGGCAATATCCTGCGCCGCGTGCCGGCCACCCAGATCGAGCGCATCGACCTGATCCGCGGCAGCGCCCCCGGCATCGACATGCAGGGCCAGACCATCCTGGCCAACATCGTCCGCAAGGGCGGGGTGCAAAGCACCGGCGTTTTCGCCGTCGCCGGCAACTTCATGCACGACGACCGCGAGGTCTACGCCATGCGGATCGAGGGCTCGCGCCGCAACAACGGCCGCATCCTGGAAGGCGGCCTGTTCATGGGCGGCTTCGTGGACGACGGGGCTGGCGACGGCACGATCACCCGCCGCGACGCCCAGGGCCGGATCGTCAGCCAGGACCGCATCGACACCGAGGGCGACGGCCAGGACACCATCCTCACCGGCGCCTTCGAGACGCCCCTGGCCGGCGGCAAGTTCAAGATCAACGGCCAGCTGCACAACAACCGCTTCTATTACGACGAGAGCCTGCCCGGCGTTCAGGGCGTCCAGCGCGACCACGACGAGCAGAACCGCGGCGAGCTGGGCCTGCGCTACGACCGTCCGCTGACCAGCAGCCTGACGCTGGAAGCCCTGCTGCTGCAGCAGCTCAAGAGCTTCGACTACACCTCGCTCTACAAGGAGCCGGGCTCGGTCACCGTCTATGAGAACGAGCGCACCACCGGCGAGAGCATCGGCCGGGCCGTGCTGCGGTGGAACAAGTCCTCCACCCTGTCCTTCGAGGCCGGCGTCGAGGGCGCCTACAACTGGCTGGACGGCGAGTCCGCCTATTCGGAGAACGACACCGCGATCGAGCTTCCCGCCGCCAATGTGAAGGTCAACGAGAAGCGCGGCGAGATCTTCGCCAACACCACCTACAAGCCGTGGAATCCGCTGACCCTAGAGGCCGGGGTGCGCATGGAGGGCTCGCGCCTGGAATCCAGCGGCGACGTGGAGCTGGAGAAGACCTTCACCTTCATCAAGCCGCGCGCCGTGGCCACCTGGTCGCCCAACAGCCTCAACCAGGTCCGCCTGCGGGTGGAGCGTCAGGTCGGGCAGCTGAACTTCAATGACTTCACCGCCTCCTCGTCCCTGTCGACGGGGGTGATCTCGACCGGCAACCCGAACCTGGAGCCGGAACACGCCTGGGTCTTCGAGGCCGCCTATGAGCGCCGCTTCTGGGGCAACGGGGCCATCGTCTTCACCGCCCGCCATTTCGAGGTGACCGACGCCATCGACCGCGCGCCGATCTTCACCGCCACCGGCGCCTTCGACAGCCCGGCCAATATCGGCGACGGGACCAAGGACGAGTTCGAGGCCCGCCTGACCCTGCCCCTGCAGAAGCTGGGTGTCACCGGCGGTCTGCTGAAGGGCAAGCTGACCTATCGCGACAGCCAGGTCGTCGACCCCACCACCGGCCAGGAGCGCGAGCTGTCCGACTACCGTCCGGTGGAGTACGAGCTGAACTTCACCCAGGACCTGTCGAAGTACAAAGTGAACTGGGGCGTCAACGTCTTCAGCCAGTGGCGCGAGAGCTACTACCGCTTCAACCAGATCCAGACCTACAAGCTGAAGACCTGGGTCCACCCGTTCCTGGAATACCGGCCCAAGCCCGACTTCTCGATCCGCTTCGAGATCCCCAACGCCACGGCGCGCGGCTTCAAGCAGATCCGCCAGGTCTATGCCGGCCCGCGCAACACCAGCCCGCTGTCCTTCGAGGAAGTCCGCGATCTGGAGTTCGGCCGCAGCTTCTACGTCCGCCTGCGCAAGACCTGGGGCTGA
- the groES gene encoding co-chaperone GroES encodes MKFRPLGDRVLVKRVEEEEKTKGGIIIPDTAKEKPQEGEVVAVGPGARNDKGDVVALDVKAGDRILFGKWSGTEVKVDGEDLLIMKESDVLGVVER; translated from the coding sequence ATGAAGTTTCGTCCTCTTGGCGACCGCGTGCTCGTGAAGCGCGTCGAAGAAGAAGAGAAGACCAAGGGCGGGATCATCATCCCGGACACCGCCAAGGAAAAGCCTCAGGAAGGCGAAGTCGTCGCCGTCGGTCCGGGCGCCCGCAACGACAAGGGCGACGTCGTCGCTCTGGACGTGAAGGCCGGTGATCGCATCCTGTTCGGCAAGTGGTCGGGCACGGAAGTGAAGGTCGACGGTGAAGACCTGCTGATCATGAAGGAAAGCGACGTCCTGGGCGTGGTCGAGCGCTAA
- a CDS encoding pseudouridine synthase codes for MNKKTYDPHLKDEAGAGQGGNSGGERIAKALARAGVASRREVERLIESGRVALNGKVLTHPAVKVAEGDILTVDGVVVGSAEPTRVFRYHKPVGLVTTHNDPKGRPTVFQALPKEIGRVISVGRLDLNSEGLLLLTNDGGLTRVLELPSNGWSRVYRARAFGHATQEKLDRLKNGITIEGVKYGAIEAKLDKAKGPDNFGRNVWITVTLAEGKNREVRRVLEALDLKVNRLIRLSYGPFSLGTLAPGEVEEVGPRVIREQLAEHITAGSMPLGDRPAYRGGVSAPVEGDGPAPRRGGGKFDRRAPRDDKAEGRRDDRPRKAGPGGRDFPPRRPRDEDERPRGPGRPGGPKKPFRAPGLDTSDPRRADKARKPRPKAAGAEPASDKPVYKAGWAKPKKKPSHPPKAGGPKKPGSKGPKL; via the coding sequence ATGAACAAGAAGACTTACGACCCCCACCTGAAGGATGAGGCCGGCGCCGGTCAAGGCGGCAACTCCGGCGGCGAGCGTATCGCCAAGGCCCTGGCCCGCGCGGGCGTGGCCTCGCGCCGCGAGGTGGAGCGCCTGATCGAAAGCGGCCGCGTGGCCCTGAACGGCAAGGTCCTGACCCATCCGGCGGTCAAGGTGGCCGAGGGCGACATCCTGACCGTCGACGGGGTAGTGGTCGGCTCGGCCGAGCCCACCCGCGTGTTCCGCTATCACAAGCCCGTCGGCCTGGTGACCACCCACAACGACCCCAAGGGGCGGCCGACGGTGTTCCAGGCCCTGCCCAAGGAGATCGGGCGGGTGATCTCGGTCGGGCGGCTGGATCTGAATTCCGAAGGCCTGCTGCTGCTGACCAATGACGGCGGCCTGACCCGGGTGCTGGAGCTGCCGTCCAACGGCTGGTCGCGCGTGTACCGCGCCCGCGCCTTCGGTCACGCCACCCAGGAGAAGCTCGATCGCCTGAAGAACGGCATCACCATCGAGGGCGTGAAGTACGGCGCCATCGAGGCCAAGCTGGACAAGGCTAAGGGGCCGGACAACTTCGGCCGCAACGTGTGGATCACGGTCACCCTGGCGGAGGGCAAGAACCGCGAAGTGCGCCGGGTGCTGGAAGCCCTGGACCTGAAGGTCAACCGCCTGATCCGCCTGTCTTACGGCCCGTTCTCCCTGGGGACCCTGGCGCCGGGCGAGGTGGAGGAGGTCGGCCCCCGGGTGATCCGCGAGCAGTTGGCCGAGCACATCACCGCCGGCTCTATGCCCCTGGGCGACCGTCCGGCCTATCGCGGCGGCGTTTCCGCTCCGGTCGAGGGCGACGGCCCCGCGCCGCGCCGTGGCGGCGGCAAGTTCGATCGCCGCGCGCCGCGTGACGACAAGGCCGAAGGGCGTCGCGACGACCGTCCGCGCAAGGCCGGCCCCGGCGGCCGGGACTTCCCGCCGCGCCGCCCCCGTGACGAGGACGAGCGTCCGCGCGGCCCGGGCCGTCCGGGCGGGCCGAAGAAGCCGTTCCGCGCGCCGGGCCTCGACACCAGCGACCCGCGCCGCGCCGACAAGGCCCGCAAGCCGCGCCCGAAGGCGGCCGGCGCCGAGCCCGCGTCCGACAAGCCGGTCTACAAGGCCGGCTGGGCCAAGCCGAAGAAGAAGCCGAGCCACCCGCCCAAGGCCGGTGGCCCGAAGAAACCGGGTTCCAAGGGACCGAAGCTCTGA
- a CDS encoding peptide MFS transporter produces MNIVLFIGLLVTLATGIPVLIQLLRNHPRGLIILFFAEMWERFSYYGMRAILIFYLTQHFLFDDKFSNAQYGSYTSLVYLLPLIGGFLADKYLGTRKAVAFGALLLVAGHLTMAVEGKSAQQVLNYQGAQYVFQVEGAGGDREVKLQVGENAYDWTATADGGLAIQNLPADAPLPAVLAKGSYSMEVAGRDQTYVNIFYLALALIIMGVGFLKPNISAIVGQLYPQGDPRRDSGFTLYYYGINLGSFWAALMCGWLGQNVGWWAGFGLAGIGMLLGFIVFVLGKPLLQGKGEPPAPAKLAEKVVGPINRETLIYLASLAGVAVVWVLVQRYSWVGIALTAGTAASLAYIGWFMVTQCNKIQRERMGLALILILGSVVFFTLFEQAGSSLNLFADRNVDLTIVSQPLVWFNGAVTLGNAQQLAAAGIDPASTFWVNTGLAASQTQSFNAGFILIFAPIFAWAWSYMGARNMDIGPMVKFGLGLMQVGLGFLVLVWGASYAGDDYRLPLIFLGIMYLLHTTGELFLSPVGLSEITKLSVSTVVAFMMAVWFLASSIAQYVGGFIASLAGTETVGGQVLDPAKALETSVGVFNTIGWWGVGFGVAFLVASPFLKKWSHGVNDAQNHPHADVDADRQSMP; encoded by the coding sequence ATGAATATCGTTCTGTTTATCGGGCTCCTCGTGACGCTCGCCACCGGCATTCCGGTGCTGATCCAGCTGCTGCGAAACCATCCGCGCGGGCTGATCATCCTGTTCTTCGCCGAGATGTGGGAGCGGTTCTCCTACTACGGCATGCGGGCCATCCTGATCTTCTATCTGACCCAGCATTTCCTCTTCGACGACAAGTTCTCGAACGCCCAGTACGGGTCCTACACCTCGCTGGTCTACCTGCTGCCGCTGATCGGCGGCTTCCTCGCCGACAAGTATCTGGGCACCCGCAAGGCGGTTGCGTTCGGCGCCCTGCTGCTGGTGGCCGGCCACCTGACCATGGCCGTCGAGGGCAAGTCCGCCCAGCAGGTCCTGAACTATCAGGGCGCGCAGTATGTCTTCCAGGTGGAGGGCGCCGGCGGCGACCGCGAGGTCAAGCTGCAGGTGGGCGAGAACGCCTATGACTGGACGGCCACGGCCGACGGCGGCCTCGCCATCCAGAACCTGCCCGCCGACGCGCCGCTGCCGGCGGTGCTGGCCAAGGGCTCGTACTCCATGGAGGTCGCCGGTCGCGACCAGACCTACGTCAACATCTTCTACCTGGCCCTGGCCCTGATCATCATGGGCGTGGGCTTCCTGAAGCCGAACATCTCGGCCATCGTCGGCCAGCTCTATCCGCAGGGCGATCCGCGCCGGGATTCCGGCTTCACCCTCTACTACTACGGCATCAACCTCGGCTCGTTCTGGGCGGCGCTGATGTGCGGATGGCTGGGTCAAAACGTCGGCTGGTGGGCGGGCTTCGGCCTGGCCGGGATCGGCATGCTGCTCGGCTTCATCGTCTTCGTGCTCGGCAAGCCGCTGCTGCAAGGCAAGGGCGAGCCGCCGGCTCCGGCCAAGCTGGCCGAGAAGGTCGTCGGTCCGATCAACCGCGAGACCCTGATCTACCTCGCCTCGCTGGCGGGCGTGGCTGTCGTCTGGGTGCTGGTCCAGCGCTACAGCTGGGTGGGCATCGCCCTGACCGCCGGCACCGCCGCGTCGCTGGCCTATATCGGCTGGTTCATGGTCACCCAGTGCAACAAGATCCAGCGTGAGCGGATGGGCCTGGCCCTGATCCTGATCCTGGGTTCGGTGGTGTTCTTCACCCTGTTCGAACAGGCGGGCTCGTCGCTCAACCTGTTCGCCGACCGCAACGTCGACCTGACCATCGTCAGCCAGCCGCTGGTTTGGTTCAACGGAGCCGTGACCCTGGGCAACGCCCAGCAGCTGGCCGCGGCGGGCATCGACCCGGCCTCGACCTTCTGGGTGAACACCGGCCTGGCGGCTTCGCAGACCCAGTCGTTCAACGCGGGCTTCATCCTGATCTTCGCCCCGATCTTCGCCTGGGCGTGGAGCTATATGGGCGCCCGCAACATGGATATCGGCCCGATGGTCAAGTTCGGCCTGGGCCTGATGCAGGTCGGCCTCGGCTTCCTGGTGCTGGTCTGGGGGGCGAGCTACGCCGGCGACGACTATCGCCTGCCGCTGATCTTCCTGGGCATCATGTACCTGCTGCACACCACAGGTGAGCTGTTCCTGTCGCCGGTCGGCCTGTCGGAGATCACCAAGCTGTCGGTCAGCACGGTGGTGGCCTTCATGATGGCCGTCTGGTTCCTGGCCAGCTCCATCGCCCAGTACGTGGGCGGCTTCATCGCCAGCCTGGCGGGCACCGAGACCGTCGGCGGTCAGGTCCTCGACCCGGCCAAGGCGCTGGAGACTTCGGTCGGCGTGTTCAACACCATCGGCTGGTGGGGCGTGGGCTTCGGCGTCGCCTTCCTGGTCGCCTCGCCCTTCCTCAAGAAGTGGTCGCATGGGGTGAACGACGCCCAGAACCATCCGCACGCGGATGTGGACGCCGACCGCCAGTCGATGCCGTAA
- the tldD gene encoding metalloprotease TldD: protein MNAITSAPSLLDAAGVDPKAAERILGEALHGADDGELFLERSESESFVFDDGRLKTAAYDAGEGFGLRVVAGETAGYAHSSEISEAAIRRAADSAQLARRGYSGVSAEGPRATNTKLYGEDDPVSKPDFSDKVALLQEIDAFARQRDPRVVQVMASLAGERRVVEILRADGRLIRDIRPLVRVNVQLTVEKDGRRETGSSGAGGRAGFEAWISPDKWQGQVDEALRQALVNLDAVACPAGEMDVVLGPGWNGVLLHEAVGHGLEGDFNRKGISAFSGRIGERVAAKGVTVFDDGSIQGRRGSLTVDDEGTPTERTILIEDGILVGYMHDRMSARLMGMQATGNGRRQSYAHMPMPRMTNTGMLSGSHKQEEMIASMKRGLYCANFGGGQVDITNGKFVFQCTEAYLVEDGKITAPVKGATLIGDGPSALTRVTMIGDDFDFDPGIGVCGKAGQGVPVGVGQPSLKITGLTVGGTGV from the coding sequence ATGAACGCCATCACCTCCGCCCCCTCCCTGCTGGACGCCGCCGGCGTCGATCCCAAGGCCGCCGAGCGCATCCTCGGCGAGGCGCTGCACGGCGCCGATGACGGGGAGCTGTTCCTGGAGCGGTCGGAGAGTGAAAGCTTCGTCTTCGACGACGGCCGGCTGAAGACCGCCGCCTATGACGCCGGCGAGGGTTTCGGCCTGCGCGTGGTGGCGGGTGAGACCGCCGGCTACGCCCATTCCTCGGAAATCTCCGAAGCCGCCATCCGCCGCGCCGCCGACAGCGCCCAGCTGGCCCGCCGCGGCTACAGCGGCGTCTCGGCCGAAGGTCCCCGCGCCACCAACACCAAGCTCTATGGCGAGGACGATCCGGTCTCCAAGCCGGACTTCTCCGACAAGGTCGCCCTGCTGCAGGAGATCGACGCCTTCGCCCGCCAGCGCGACCCGCGCGTGGTGCAGGTCATGGCCAGCCTGGCCGGCGAGCGTCGGGTGGTCGAGATCCTGCGCGCCGACGGCCGCCTGATCCGCGACATCCGCCCCCTGGTCCGCGTCAACGTCCAGCTCACCGTCGAGAAGGACGGCCGCCGCGAGACGGGCTCCTCCGGCGCCGGCGGCCGCGCCGGGTTCGAGGCCTGGATCAGCCCCGACAAGTGGCAGGGCCAGGTGGACGAGGCCCTGCGCCAGGCCCTGGTCAATCTGGACGCCGTCGCCTGCCCGGCCGGCGAGATGGACGTGGTCCTCGGCCCAGGCTGGAACGGCGTGCTGCTGCACGAGGCCGTCGGCCACGGGCTGGAGGGCGACTTCAACCGCAAGGGCATCTCGGCCTTCTCGGGCCGCATCGGCGAACGCGTGGCCGCCAAGGGCGTCACCGTCTTCGACGACGGCTCCATCCAGGGCCGCCGCGGCTCCCTGACCGTGGACGACGAGGGCACCCCGACCGAGCGCACCATCCTAATCGAGGACGGCATCCTGGTGGGCTACATGCACGACCGCATGAGCGCCCGGCTGATGGGCATGCAGGCGACCGGCAACGGCCGCCGCCAGTCCTACGCCCACATGCCCATGCCGCGCATGACCAACACCGGCATGCTGTCCGGCTCGCACAAGCAGGAAGAGATGATCGCCTCGATGAAGCGCGGCCTCTACTGCGCCAACTTCGGCGGCGGCCAGGTGGACATCACCAACGGCAAGTTCGTCTTCCAGTGCACCGAGGCCTATCTGGTAGAGGACGGCAAGATCACCGCCCCGGTGAAGGGCGCCACCCTGATCGGCGACGGCCCCAGCGCCCTGACCCGCGTGACCATGATCGGCGACGACTTCGACTTCGATCCCGGCATCGGCGTCTGCGGCAAGGCGGGACAGGGCGTGCCGGTCGGCGTCGGCCAGCCGTCCCTGAAGATCACCGGCCTGACGGTGGGCGGCACCGGCGTCTGA
- a CDS encoding DUF6265 family protein, with the protein MIALALVLLLAGAPTVQPVQEMSWLAGSWMEKTPEREVLETWLLPVDGAMRGVSVTKRAGRPELIETMTITAEPAGPTFTATIPGQAPTAFVRLPGPPGEAVFENKAHDFPQRVFYRPCGEDLCAAIEGMVKGELKRTEWRYQRAR; encoded by the coding sequence ATGATCGCCCTCGCCCTCGTCCTGCTGCTGGCCGGCGCGCCGACCGTTCAGCCGGTGCAGGAAATGTCCTGGCTAGCGGGGAGCTGGATGGAGAAGACGCCGGAGCGCGAGGTCCTGGAGACCTGGCTCCTGCCGGTGGACGGCGCCATGCGCGGCGTCAGCGTCACCAAGCGCGCGGGCCGTCCGGAGTTAATCGAGACCATGACGATCACCGCCGAGCCCGCCGGCCCGACCTTCACCGCCACCATTCCGGGCCAAGCGCCGACCGCCTTCGTCCGCCTGCCCGGCCCGCCGGGAGAGGCCGTGTTCGAGAACAAGGCCCACGACTTCCCGCAACGGGTCTTCTACCGCCCCTGCGGCGAAGACCTCTGCGCGGCGATCGAGGGCATGGTCAAAGGCGAGCTGAAACGCACGGAATGGCGCTACCAGCGGGCGCGGTAG
- a CDS encoding GNAT family N-acetyltransferase, whose protein sequence is MHLRAIPLDGRYVRLEPVTPELRDELRGAVDCDPEAWEIMSTNGCGEGFDDWWGALEAETARGERVAYAIRRLEDGKVVGTSSYLNMRPAHSGLEIGSTFLHPDARSGPVNPEVKRLMLTHAFEAGAIRVEFMVDVRNARSQAAVLKLGAIKEGVLRNHKITWTGHVRDTAVFSITDYDWPGIKQRLDFRLSEDFV, encoded by the coding sequence ATGCATCTCAGAGCCATCCCTCTCGACGGCCGCTATGTGCGGCTGGAACCCGTCACCCCGGAACTGCGCGACGAGCTGCGCGGGGCCGTCGATTGCGACCCCGAAGCCTGGGAGATCATGTCGACCAACGGCTGCGGTGAAGGCTTCGACGACTGGTGGGGCGCGCTGGAGGCCGAGACGGCCCGGGGCGAACGCGTCGCCTACGCCATCCGGCGGCTGGAGGACGGCAAGGTGGTCGGCACGTCCAGCTACCTGAACATGCGGCCGGCCCATTCGGGGCTGGAGATCGGCTCCACCTTCCTGCACCCCGACGCCCGCTCGGGTCCGGTGAACCCGGAGGTGAAGCGCCTGATGCTGACCCACGCCTTCGAGGCCGGGGCCATCCGCGTGGAGTTCATGGTAGACGTGCGCAACGCCCGCAGCCAGGCGGCGGTGCTGAAGCTGGGCGCCATCAAGGAAGGCGTGCTGCGCAACCACAAGATCACCTGGACCGGCCACGTGCGCGACACGGCGGTGTTCTCGATCACCGACTACGACTGGCCGGGCATCAAGCAGCGCCTGGACTTCCGCCTGAGCGAGGATTTCGTTTAG
- the tadA gene encoding tRNA adenosine(34) deaminase TadA — MTDEEAMILALDHARAAADRGETPVGAVILDPATGEVVATGGNGPIGAHDPTAHAEIVALRAAAEKLGNYRLTDLTLVVTLEPCAMCAGAISHARIGRVVYGADDPKGGAVAHGPRFFDQPTCHWRPAVTAGIMAEESADLLRGFFRARRKPKGDAA; from the coding sequence ATGACCGACGAGGAAGCCATGATCCTCGCCCTCGACCACGCCCGCGCGGCGGCGGATCGGGGCGAGACCCCGGTGGGCGCGGTGATCCTCGATCCCGCCACCGGCGAGGTGGTCGCCACCGGCGGCAACGGCCCCATCGGCGCCCACGACCCCACCGCCCATGCTGAGATCGTCGCCCTGCGAGCGGCGGCGGAAAAGCTCGGCAACTACCGCCTCACCGACCTGACCCTGGTGGTGACGCTGGAGCCTTGCGCCATGTGCGCCGGCGCCATCAGCCACGCCCGCATCGGCCGGGTCGTGTACGGCGCCGACGATCCCAAGGGCGGCGCGGTGGCCCATGGCCCCAGGTTCTTCGACCAGCCCACCTGCCACTGGCGTCCGGCGGTGACCGCCGGGATCATGGCCGAGGAAAGCGCCGACCTGCTGCGCGGCTTCTTCCGCGCCCGGCGCAAGCCGAAGGGAGACGCCGCATGA
- the groL gene encoding chaperonin GroEL (60 kDa chaperone family; promotes refolding of misfolded polypeptides especially under stressful conditions; forms two stacked rings of heptamers to form a barrel-shaped 14mer; ends can be capped by GroES; misfolded proteins enter the barrel where they are refolded when GroES binds), with protein sequence MAAKDVYFSSDARDKMLRGVNILANAVKVTLGPKGRNVVIEKSFGAPRSTKDGVSVAKEIELADRFENLGAQLIREVASKTNDKAGDGTTTATVLAQAIAVEGLKSVAAGMNPMDLKRGVDKAVAAVIAEIKASAKKVTTNQEIAQVGTISANGDKEVGEMIAHAMEKVGNEGVITVEEAKSLETELDVVEGMQFDRGYLSPYFVTNADKMEVQLEEPLILLFEKKLSSLQPLLPVLEAVVQSGRPLLIIAEDVEGEALATLVVNKLRGGLRVAAVKAPGFGDRRKAMLEDIAILTGGQVISEDLGIKLESVTLEMLGRAKKVTITKDDTTVVDGLGEKGGIEARIGQIKKQIEDTTSDYDKEKLQERLAKLAGGVAVIRVGGATEVEVKERKDRVDDALNATRAAVEEGIVPGGGIALLKASKALEGLTGDNADQTAGIAIVRRALQAPIRQISENAGVEGSIVVGKVLENNSATFGFNAQTEQYVDLVADGVIDPAKVVRTALQDAASVSSLLITTEAAIVEAPKKASPAPAMPGGGMGDMDF encoded by the coding sequence ATGGCCGCTAAAGACGTCTATTTCTCTTCCGACGCGCGCGACAAGATGCTGCGCGGCGTCAATATCCTCGCCAACGCGGTGAAGGTTACCCTCGGCCCGAAGGGCCGCAACGTCGTGATCGAAAAGTCCTTCGGCGCCCCGCGCTCGACCAAGGACGGCGTCTCGGTCGCCAAGGAAATCGAACTGGCTGACCGCTTCGAGAACCTCGGCGCCCAGCTGATCCGCGAAGTCGCCTCCAAGACCAACGACAAGGCCGGCGACGGCACCACCACCGCCACCGTGCTGGCCCAGGCCATCGCCGTGGAAGGCCTCAAGTCGGTCGCGGCCGGCATGAACCCGATGGACCTGAAGCGCGGCGTGGACAAGGCCGTCGCGGCCGTCATCGCCGAGATCAAGGCGTCGGCCAAGAAGGTCACGACCAACCAGGAAATCGCTCAGGTCGGCACCATCTCGGCCAACGGCGACAAGGAAGTGGGCGAGATGATCGCTCACGCCATGGAAAAGGTCGGCAACGAAGGCGTCATCACGGTTGAAGAAGCCAAGTCGCTGGAAACCGAACTCGACGTCGTCGAAGGCATGCAGTTCGACCGCGGCTACCTGTCGCCGTACTTCGTGACCAACGCCGACAAGATGGAAGTGCAGCTCGAAGAGCCGCTCATCCTGCTGTTCGAAAAGAAGCTGTCCTCGCTGCAGCCGCTGCTGCCGGTGCTGGAAGCCGTCGTCCAGTCGGGCCGTCCCCTGCTGATCATCGCTGAAGACGTCGAAGGCGAAGCCCTGGCGACCCTGGTCGTCAACAAGCTGCGTGGCGGCCTGCGCGTCGCCGCCGTCAAGGCTCCGGGCTTCGGCGACCGCCGCAAGGCCATGCTGGAAGACATCGCCATCCTGACGGGCGGCCAGGTCATCTCCGAAGACCTGGGCATCAAGCTGGAGAGCGTCACGCTCGAAATGCTGGGCCGCGCCAAGAAGGTCACCATCACCAAGGACGACACCACGGTCGTGGACGGCCTGGGCGAAAAGGGCGGCATCGAAGCCCGCATCGGCCAGATCAAGAAGCAGATCGAGGACACCACCTCGGACTACGACAAGGAAAAGCTGCAAGAGCGTCTGGCCAAGCTGGCCGGCGGCGTTGCGGTGATCCGCGTCGGCGGCGCCACCGAAGTCGAAGTGAAGGAGCGTAAGGACCGCGTCGACGACGCCCTGAACGCCACCCGCGCCGCGGTTGAAGAAGGCATCGTCCCGGGCGGCGGCATCGCCCTGCTCAAGGCTTCGAAGGCTCTGGAAGGCCTGACCGGCGACAACGCCGACCAGACCGCCGGCATCGCCATCGTCCGCCGCGCCCTGCAGGCTCCGATCCGTCAGATCTCGGAAAACGCCGGCGTGGAAGGTTCGATCGTCGTCGGCAAGGTGCTCGAGAACAACTCGGCCACCTTCGGCTTCAACGCCCAGACCGAACAGTACGTCGATCTGGTCGCCGACGGCGTCATCGACCCGGCCAAGGTTGTCCGCACGGCCCTGCAAGACGCCGCCTCGGTGTCCAGCCTGCTGATCACCACCGAAGCCGCCATCGTCGAAGCCCCCAAGAAGGCTTCCCCCGCTCCGGCCATGCCGGGCGGCGGCATGGGCGACATGGACTTCTAA